The following proteins are encoded in a genomic region of Oncorhynchus keta strain PuntledgeMale-10-30-2019 chromosome 8, Oket_V2, whole genome shotgun sequence:
- the LOC127931343 gene encoding trace amine-associated receptor 1-like, with translation MERGISLSKADIVENIFLCFESVNGSCKRSIFPPTIRVLLYLLLGSISVLTVCGNLLVIIPIIHFKQLHTPTNYLILSLAVSDLLLGVLVMPPRMVYSVESCWYFGDLFCKVQTSTDVMLSNTSILNLCFISIDRYYAVCRPLLYRTKITVHVVLIMMLVTWTGSAIVVFGMIFLGISTWGMEDFYYKNVACEGGCILFQNKVSSTASSVLSFFIPGVGLLSIYLKIFIIAQRQARSIQGTTNQNSVGKSQRKATKTLAIIMGVFLSFWTPFFVINIIDPFISYSTPPVLFETLIWIAYFNSAINPMVYAFFYSWFRKAFRIILSGQIFQPDSSEIQLFSE, from the coding sequence ATGGAACGAGGAATCAGTCTCAGCAAGGCTGATATTGTTGAGAATATATTTCTATGTTTTGAGTCAGTGAATGGGTCTTGCAAAAGATCAATCTTTCCTCCAACAATACGAGTATTACTTTATCTCTTACTTGGCTCAATATCTGTTCTCACAGTGTGTGGCAACCTTCTTGTAATCATCCCCATCATTCACTTCAAACAGCTCCACACCCcaaccaactacctcatcctctctctggctgtgtcaGACCTCCTCTTGGGGGTTTTAGTGATGCCTCCCAGAATGGTATATTCAGTGGAAAGCTGCTGGTATTTTGGAGATTTATTCTGTAAAGTCCAAACCAGCACTGATGTTATGTTGAGCAATACATCCATTCTTAACTTGTGTTTTATTTCTATTGACCGGTATTATGCAGTGTGTCGCCCTCTCCTTTATAGAACTAAAATAACTGTTCATGTTGTTCTGATTATGATGCTGGTCACCTGGACTGGTTCTGCTATAGTAGTGTTTGGTATGATATTTCTGGGGATCAGTACTTGGGGCATGGAGGATTTTTACTATAAAAATGTTGCCTGTGAGGGAGGATGTATTTTGTTTCAAAACAAAGTGTCGAGTACTGCGTCTTCGGTGCTCTCATTCTTCATCCCAGGAGTAGGGTTGCTTAGCATCTACCTAAAGATTTTCATAATAGCACAGAGACAGGCACGCTCAATTCAGGGTACAACCAATCAGAACTCAGTAGGCAAATCACAGAGGAAGGCCACCAAAACACTTGCTATCATTATGGGGGTATTTCTATCATTCTGGACACCATTTTTTGTCATCAACATCATTGATCCTTTTATTAGTTACTCTACACCACCCGTTTTGTTTGAAACACTTATATGGATTGCCTATTTTAATTCAGCTATTAATCCCATGGTGTATGCATTCTTCTACAGTTGGTTCAGGAAGGCGTTTAGAATTATACTTTCGGGTCAAATATTTCAACCTGACTCTTCAGAAATACAATTGTTTTCAGAAtaa